The following nucleotide sequence is from Tribolium castaneum strain GA2 chromosome 5, icTriCast1.1, whole genome shotgun sequence.
AGTTTGTATAAAAGTAGATAAACATTTAACAgagaagaaaataaagtatctattttattttatttatgtgtCTTATTATACTATTTGTGTGATTACACTCGTCTGCAACAAAATCctccttttaataaaatttattatttgtttaaaaatatcataatttttcaaaattcaatgtTCCTTGTGTTTTGTTATGGCATTTTAATTGTTGAATCAGTTGATGCGAAGGTAAAAAACCTGGAAAttattcaagattttttttcttataacaatatgaaaaatgcgacatgtcaatatttttttaactcttaCTTAAATTTCTTTAATGAAAATCTTAGCGCCTTAGCGCAATATCaataaacaattataaaagatatattaatattaaacaaagaTAAGAGACGACAAAACGGAAAATAAGATCGTCAGAAGCAATGataacagatttttattagttaaaattggaaaatatgaaaagaacaatatacaataaaaaatgctattaATATGCTACTACTtagttaaatgttttaaatgatttttagtGTTTTGGAACGAATTATAACATacaatataaattataaataattacctattgttgtaattattaaataggTAAATATTTGAGTACAATCaacaatttatataaaaacaattacaaaaaaatatgtgatacataattttaaacaagtaATTTCCAATCAACTTACTGGTTACTGTTGTAACTAAACCTGCAGATCAAAATCATCAAATCTTGCCACATTACGATTCTAATATTACTTTAACTCTTCAAGAAGTTTCAGTTTTTAGTGAAACTGGTGAAATGGTGAAACTTGCACTGAAACTTTTCAAGCTCACAATACTTATTTCCCCGTTCCGTGGCTAAATAAATTCTGACGACGCCACTGGGTAGATAATTAAAACACTCACCTACTTGCCTAAAACGCAATTTTCACCTACTTTCgccaaataaatttcaataaaatactAAGCTACAATAAACTGTTATCAGTGAGAGACAACCTTGAAAGTTGGAATGTTACTTAACGAAACAATGGACTTATAGTAGAGATCCCTGTTTATGTAGTATTGTACTTaaaaatcagctttaatctcaATGAAGAATGTATACTTGGTTCAAGTCAGTTCGGTTTTAGTGAAAATACAGTTCATAGTTACAGACCACTCGATCACTACTGTACGTATAATCCTGTCTACTCATAAACCAATTTAAATAACCTCGCTCGAACTACGTCATCAttcaataaacaaaatgataatttatcaTTTATCTTTCATTCGGCAAAATGTATTGTGACAGACAACAAAAATTGCaactgatttatttattcGTTTTGATGTATTTTTAGAAGCAAAATACTAAGATTACATCTCTCAGAAAACATGTTTAtaagtattaattaatatgtaaatattaaacatttatttgaaattcaaaatgtAACCACgtgtaaaataaagaaaccTGAAccatattttagattttttgaacCAAAATAACGTTAATGGAAAAATATAGTGAATCGCAACTGCCTTCAAAACTCCAACCTAGTGAAAATGCGTCCTTTCTATcgaaactatttttttggtataACGTCTCACTTgtgttacaattttatttacaatgatTTTAGTTGGgcaccaaaatttttttacgacGGCTACACCAAACATCCCACTGAAGAATACTACGCCACTGTTAAAAGCCACAGCTCGTGTTACTTAGCcggaaaattggaaaaatcatgGGAAAGAGCGAGCCCGTCCCTGTGGAAAGCACTCTGGAAAACGTTTCACTTTGAATTCGTAGCCTTATGTCTCTTATTTATTATCTCAGAGTTTACGTTCAAGTATGAGTAATATACACTGcacaacatgaaaaatgtcaCGTTCATTGCAGGATAAGCCAACCATGGCTCGTTGCAAAACTCATGGAGGAGATCATCAATTCGAAAAACGAGTACTATTTGTATGGTTTTTTAGTCATTCTAGTGAACTTTTTAAGTGTGATAGTGGGCCATTTCTACCACCTCAAGGTCCAACATTTAGGGATGAAAATCCGCATTAGTTGTTGTTCTCTGATTTACCAGAAAGCTCTAAAGATTAGTAAGCAAGTGGAGTCGGAGTCGAAAATGGGAAAAATCGTTAACTTGTTATCAAATGATGTTAACCGCTTTGATTTGGCGCCGATGCACTTGATCAACCTCATCGTAGCACCGTTTGAGACACTTTTTGTGATATTTAGCTTGTATGCAACGGTTGGCACCACAGCGGTCAGCGGAATCGTTTTTTTAGCAGTATTTATGCCACTTCAAAGTAagtaacatttgttaaaactagagaccggattttttgaaagtttaaaACCTTATAAAGTGTCCAAAAAGGAtgtagtataatttttttatgatttcttattacaggaaaaataaaaacatattttttattgcaataaatttcataaaaagaaCCAAACAACACGaactttgttttgttttttttttgttgtttgtttttttttgtttgtttcataaaattatctattacccaaaaaagctataaaaaagttaattaactgTTAGACCtaaatattgttctaaatATGCTGTTGTAAAATCGTGAATTTGCATCTCAATCTAGAAAATGAACAACTCAGTGTATagaaatatacagggtgtccgttttgCGAGTTCTTATAAGAGATACAAGGTTAATAACTAAAAGgatataaagatttttgaccTATTTTGTACATTTCTGAGTTTTGTGAGGAAATCTTGcgaaacaattgagtttttgctaaaaaacttgcaaaatgtttgagtttgaaCACGAATTGACCCACAATTTTGCCACGATTTTTATACTTGggttaaaattttcttaatggCGGCATTCGAGATagtttggccgacatttacaaaatagtcaAACAATAATCGTCTTACAACTTTTTGAgcaccagataaacaagtaggagctgatttttatatttttcatggTCAAATTACTGACGAATAAAACACTAACAAACAAGTTTTCTAAGAGTCTTTCTCACAGAATGGGATTTCACCTTAGGTACgaataaaatgtttagtttttgcaataaattgttttttctttacgAAAAcacttttctttaatttattatttattacacaaaaattaagcatCCTAGAAAAACAAGACTTtcacacaactaattaaaatctactcTGTTACTGTcggttcaaaaaaaataataattacaattataataattaaaataaataaatttttaaaatcaaaataaataattagcgAACTCTGCAATTTTGACATTTCtagtggcaaaataattttttatacaatagttattaataatacgagagcAAAAACataagcttaaagttcgagagctgtcgttatgcaacgagcgcaTGCGAGTTGCTTACttagacacccgagaactttaagtGTTTTTGTATGTTATTCTAAAGTTTTTTgttagaacattttaatttaaaacactttgctatgggaaacgtattttaaaatagtgtttagatattttttttattcttatattttatattgaGATATTAAAAGAAAGCTTAACaatttaccaacaaaaaaatttataagatacaaaaattgtttaaaattaaaaaataatttaatataaaattggagttaaaaattaaaacctcaAAAGCTGCCAAAGGAACGTTAATGCTGAGAaacaaaaagacaaaaaaataaaagatattGAGACTGAAAGAACTCTGAAGAACTAAGCtaatgaaaaactgaaaactctatagaactggaaaaaagaaaaactaataaattaaaacattacattctgaataaaaaaacaatacactaaaaaaccgaaaagctaaaaaaacttgaaaacagaattacaaaaaaactgaaaaccagATTAAAATCCTGTAGAATGTAGATCTAAGTGACTGAAAAGAGCAAAAAACTATGTAAAAACTATGAAACTGCAAAGTGTATAAGAGCATTAATAAGATAAGACAGTAAAACcaagaaaaactgaaaaattgaggaaaGGAATAATACTATggggaaattaaaaaactaaaaaggtGAAATACTGGAAGCCTGAGAAACGAACAATCTTTagatacaaaataaaaacacgtactaataaaaaaattgaaaaaagtatcttattttaaattaggaaaGTTTAACACAACTTTAGGATgtttaaaagttattttcCTAAAACAAATCAATTTAGGAATTCAgtcaaataattcatttttaacaaaacaagtttattttgaattttaagcAAAGCTCTTAAAAATTGAGTGCTAAAGTCCGGTCTCTATTTAAAGCTgcagtgtttaaattttgtctcttCTAGTGTACATGGGGAAATTAACGACGACTTATAGACTGAAAAGTGCCACAAACACCGACCGAAGGATCAAACTAATGAACGAAATTATCACAGGCATCAAAGTGATAAAAATGTTCGTTTGGGAAAAACTATTTGTGGACATCATCGAAAAAGCCAGAAGGTGTAAAGTGCCTCGAAACTTTGGCCaccaaaacaataatttttggtttcagGTTGGAAGTTCGCCAAATACGCAAAATATCAAACATTCGAGCGTTGAACGTCTCCTTCATGCTTTTCATAAACCGGACTGGGATTTTCTTATCCGTCATGACGTACTTTCTGGTCCGGAAGCAAGTCGATGCCAAATACGTGTTTGTCCTGTCGTCGTTTTACGCAATTTTGCGACAAACTCTAACAGTTTACCTGCCCTTTGCTATCCAGAATTTCAGCGAAACTAGGGTTTCTGTCGAGAGAATTCGCCTCTTCCTAACGTGCGATGAACAAATTGCAGTGACTTATGTAGCCTCAGATAAGGAACAACTGGTGAAACGCGATATCACCATTCAGGAATTTGGGAATATTGAGGGAACGAAAGTTGGGATTCGGTTGAAAAACGCCTCAGTGAAGTGGCTACTGGCCGAAAATTACAGCTTGAACAGCGTGAATTTTGAGGTTTTTGGGGAGTTTGTGATAGTTAGTGGGCCAGTGGGTGGTGGAAAATCCACTCTTCTGTACACGATTTTAAAAGAACTGCCCCTTGATCAAGGAGAGTTGAGTGTGAAAGGCATTCTCTCGTATATGTCTCAAGAGCCGTGGCTGTTTTCGGGCACAGTTCAACAAAACATACTGTTTGGgtcaaaatttgacaaaaataagtaCAACACAATCGTGCAAATTTGCCAGTTGGAAGCGGACCTCTCCACTTTTCCGTACGGTGACCACACTTTAGTTGGGGAAAACGGGGCTCTGTTAAGTGGAGGCCAGAAAACGCGGATCAATTTAGCTCGGGCCCTTTACAGTGACGCCGATATTTATCTACTGGACGATCCTTTTGCGTCCGTTGACACGATCATCGGGAAGAAAATTTTCCAAGATTGCATTCTCACGTACTTAAGGAACAAATGTGTGGTTCTAGTCACAAATCAGCAAGGTTTTTTCGCCGCAGCTGATAGAGTTTACACTTTAGATAAGGGTATCCTCACcaataatgtaaatatttacaagaAAGAGTACACTTTTGAGGAGCAACAAAGTAGGGAGCATATAATAAGTGGGGAAAAAATCACAGAACTGAAACTGGAACCCAAAAAAGGGAGGCAAGGGAATGTCACGAGACAAGTGTATGCAAAATATGCC
It contains:
- the LOC662473 gene encoding probable multidrug resistance-associated protein lethal(2)03659, with the translated sequence MEKYSESQLPSKLQPSENASFLSKLFFCWAPKFFYDGYTKHPTEEYYATVKSHSSCYLAGKLEKSWERASPSLWKALWKTFHFEFVALCLLFIISEFTFKISQPWLVAKLMEEIINSKNEYYLYGFLVILVNFLSVIVGHFYHLKVQHLGMKIRISCCSLIYQKALKISKQVESESKMGKIVNLLSNDVNRFDLAPMHLINLIVAPFETLFVIFSLYATVGTTAVSGIVFLAVFMPLQMYMGKLTTTYRLKSATNTDRRIKLMNEIITGIKVIKMFVWEKLFVDIIEKARRLEVRQIRKISNIRALNVSFMLFINRTGIFLSVMTYFLVRKQVDAKYVFVLSSFYAILRQTLTVYLPFAIQNFSETRVSVERIRLFLTCDEQIAVTYVASDKEQLVKRDITIQEFGNIEGTKVGIRLKNASVKWLLAENYSLNSVNFEVFGEFVIVSGPVGGGKSTLLYTILKELPLDQGELSVKGILSYMSQEPWLFSGTVQQNILFGSKFDKNKYNTIVQICQLEADLSTFPYGDHTLVGENGALLSGGQKTRINLARALYSDADIYLLDDPFASVDTIIGKKIFQDCILTYLRNKCVVLVTNQQGFFAAADRVYTLDKGILTNNVNIYKKEYTFEEQQSREHIISGEKITELKLEPKKGRQGNVTRQVYAKYAKSAGNCSSHCLLFFLFLASQIAASGADYFVAFWVNLSQSSTRNSFTDDICLQIYLALIIATITLSIARSITFFRLCIKASVKLHNCMFAKVIKAPITFFETNPSGEILNRFSKDIGMVDETIPSILMDTFQIAFIILGSVVLIIFLNPWMLIPTLVIFPLFYFFKIWFLKRSRNLKRLEASARTPIYTHVRETLKGLTVIRTYNAEITTKRQFSCYQDLHSSAFYTFMTCNRAFGFWLDLICMFYTIGVIASIMLMETQAGSVGLSITQSINLIGVLQWGIKQWSELENQMINVERVSEYTEISPEQSLTKNLGEIWPSEGQIKFQSVSMRYPQSGRLTLDNISFTVEPREKIGIIGRTGAGKSSLVSTLFRLYNFEGKILVDGVNTCEIPLDTLRSKISIIPQEPILFTGTLRENLDPFGEFPDAVLWNVLEQVKLKSVVANFSDGLSVQVLEGGSNFSVGQKQLICLGRAILRKNKILILDEATANIDFQTDRFIQETVQSEFKNCTVLTVAHRINTVMDSDKIMVLDDGKLVEFDSPSSLLRNSDGLFRQVVDECKESLSKAK